One genomic region from Rhizobium sp. CC-YZS058 encodes:
- the tam gene encoding trans-aconitate 2-methyltransferase: MDAWSPAQYLKFEDHRTRPAIDLLARVGNEHPTNVTDLGCGPGNSTELLVARYGSGPVTGMDTSVNMIEAAKKRLPDCIFYEADAATWSPAKPQDVIFANAVLQWLPDHEALFVRLARHLKPGGTLAVQMPDNLDEPSHVSMRMAAADPRWAEKLAKAHGERTTILPANQYWSILKSQSSHVDIWRTTYHHPLRGLNGIVEWFKSTGLLPYLSRLNADEQIAYLERYEELLREHYPVLSDGTVILAFPRIFLIAVR, encoded by the coding sequence TTGGATGCATGGTCGCCAGCACAATATCTCAAATTCGAAGACCACCGGACGCGACCCGCCATCGATCTCTTGGCCCGGGTCGGCAATGAACATCCAACCAATGTCACCGACCTTGGCTGCGGCCCCGGGAACTCCACGGAGCTTCTTGTCGCCCGCTATGGATCCGGCCCTGTCACCGGGATGGACACGTCTGTAAACATGATCGAAGCTGCAAAGAAGCGGCTTCCCGATTGTATTTTTTATGAGGCGGACGCAGCGACCTGGTCACCTGCCAAACCGCAGGACGTCATCTTTGCCAATGCGGTCCTGCAGTGGCTACCCGACCACGAGGCACTGTTCGTTCGTCTCGCGCGCCACCTGAAACCCGGTGGAACCCTTGCGGTTCAAATGCCCGACAACCTCGACGAGCCGTCGCATGTAAGCATGAGAATGGCAGCCGCCGACCCGCGATGGGCAGAGAAGCTCGCCAAGGCTCATGGCGAACGCACCACGATCCTCCCCGCCAATCAATACTGGTCGATCCTCAAGTCGCAGTCGAGCCATGTCGACATCTGGCGCACCACCTACCATCACCCTTTGCGGGGACTGAACGGTATCGTCGAATGGTTCAAGAGCACGGGCCTGTTACCCTATCTCAGCCGCTTGAATGCAGATGAGCAGATCGCGTACCTGGAGCGCTACGAGGAGTTGCTGAGGGAGCATTACCCCGTGCTTTCCGATGGCACGGTCATTCTGGCTTTCCCGCGAATTTTCCTGATAGCGGTTCGGTAG
- a CDS encoding HAMP domain-containing methyl-accepting chemotaxis protein, giving the protein MSFAHNISIRMKILTMILLVSALAGVSLAYTSWKFAAADEEYRQFIGSASKASTDVVAATRHLQSVAYRAYQLTAYAPDEPDFADVAESYDKNATRMFDRFADAAKVYPAGKAAIDGFVADAIQIKVLLDKAMVAAKGNRDLNALAVLNAADPKIDELSTKLRQWNEEMEAQVSTGVADLSAQNIGSIVGSGAVLAGAIIAAIVASMVLASVAILSPIDRLRQKMMRLAEGDLEVSINETARRDEIGSMATSVKVFQENARQREALEATARQKDELFETNRRVQDAEKAAHARDVEEAVSALADALARLADGDVSKRIETPFSGSLDRVRLDFNSAADKLEGTLRAVGINARSIEASAMEIRGAADELAHRTEQQAASVEETAAALEEITTATRDATTRAEEAEALVRQARESAQASGSIVQRTVGAMKAIETSSVEIGSIIGVIDEIAFQTNLLALNAGVEAARAGEAGKGFAVVAQEVRELAQRSAQAAREIKALITTSGEQVRSGVSLVGETGDTLQAIVARVEDISGRVRAIATSAREQLVGLQEINGAVTTIDQTTQRNAAMVEESTAASHALSGDIQTLTGLLAQFQLSETSERHALLYSARAA; this is encoded by the coding sequence GTGTCATTCGCGCATAACATCAGCATTCGCATGAAAATTTTGACGATGATCCTTCTGGTCAGCGCGCTGGCCGGCGTAAGCCTCGCTTATACGTCGTGGAAGTTCGCGGCGGCCGACGAGGAGTACAGGCAATTTATCGGCTCAGCCTCAAAGGCAAGCACGGATGTCGTCGCTGCAACGCGGCATCTTCAATCCGTGGCCTACCGCGCCTACCAGCTTACGGCCTACGCCCCCGACGAACCGGATTTCGCCGACGTGGCGGAAAGCTACGACAAGAACGCAACGCGCATGTTTGACCGGTTTGCCGACGCTGCGAAGGTCTATCCGGCCGGTAAAGCCGCAATTGACGGCTTTGTTGCTGACGCCATTCAGATCAAGGTTCTGCTCGACAAGGCCATGGTCGCGGCGAAAGGCAATCGCGACCTCAACGCCTTGGCTGTCTTGAATGCCGCTGATCCGAAAATCGATGAGCTATCCACTAAGTTGCGTCAGTGGAACGAGGAGATGGAAGCTCAGGTCTCGACTGGAGTGGCTGACCTTTCCGCACAAAACATCGGGTCGATCGTCGGAAGCGGTGCGGTGCTGGCCGGCGCGATCATCGCCGCGATCGTCGCCTCAATGGTGCTTGCCTCTGTTGCAATCCTGTCCCCGATTGATCGCCTGCGCCAGAAAATGATGCGGTTGGCCGAAGGTGATCTCGAGGTTTCGATCAACGAGACGGCGCGCCGCGACGAAATTGGCAGCATGGCAACCAGCGTCAAGGTTTTCCAGGAAAATGCCCGCCAGCGCGAAGCACTTGAGGCCACCGCGCGTCAAAAAGACGAACTGTTCGAAACGAACCGTCGCGTGCAGGACGCCGAAAAGGCCGCTCATGCCCGAGACGTCGAGGAAGCGGTATCGGCATTGGCTGATGCGCTCGCAAGACTTGCCGATGGTGACGTTTCCAAGCGGATCGAGACGCCATTCAGTGGAAGCCTCGACCGTGTCCGGTTGGATTTCAATTCGGCGGCTGACAAGCTTGAGGGGACGTTGAGAGCCGTCGGGATCAATGCCCGTTCCATTGAGGCGAGTGCCATGGAAATTCGCGGCGCCGCAGACGAATTGGCTCATCGCACCGAGCAACAGGCGGCGTCGGTCGAAGAAACGGCGGCTGCGCTTGAAGAGATTACAACAGCGACACGCGACGCGACGACGAGAGCCGAAGAAGCAGAGGCGCTGGTCCGGCAGGCGCGGGAATCGGCTCAGGCTTCGGGATCGATCGTCCAGCGAACGGTGGGCGCGATGAAGGCGATCGAAACCTCGTCAGTCGAGATTGGCAGCATTATCGGCGTCATTGACGAAATCGCCTTTCAGACCAATCTGCTGGCGCTCAATGCCGGCGTGGAGGCCGCAAGAGCGGGCGAGGCCGGAAAGGGATTTGCTGTCGTCGCCCAGGAGGTTCGTGAACTTGCCCAGCGCTCCGCGCAGGCTGCCCGCGAGATCAAGGCGCTCATCACCACCTCCGGCGAGCAGGTTCGCTCTGGCGTTTCGCTGGTCGGCGAAACTGGTGATACGCTTCAGGCGATCGTCGCACGCGTCGAGGATATCAGCGGTCGGGTCCGTGCGATCGCGACATCGGCGAGAGAGCAGCTTGTCGGCTTGCAGGAAATCAATGGCGCTGTCACGACCATCGACCAGACAACCCAGCGCAACGCCGCCATGGTGGAAGAGTCGACGGCGGCGAGCCACGCGTTGTCTGGCGACATCCAGACGCTGACCGGTCTTCTGGCGCAATTCCAGCTATCGGAAACGTCCGAGCGGCACGCTCTGCTCTATTCGGCCAGGGCGGCATAG
- a CDS encoding IS6 family transposase translates to MSSLIVSYKNHRFPPQIIAHAVWLYFRFPLSLRLVEEMLLERGIIVSYETIRRWGRKFGPAYAKRLRRKKPSRKDVWHLDEVVISIGGQKHWLWRAVDQDGYVLDEIVQARRDTKAAKRLLVRLLKKQGLTPKRIVTDKLRSYGAAKREVMPSIEHRSHKGLNNRAENSHLPLRKRERVMQGFRSAAGLQRFISVFSALRNLFVPQSQKRSALSTQIHRMRAMAQWKAITGTAA, encoded by the coding sequence ATGAGTTCATTGATCGTCAGCTACAAGAACCACCGTTTCCCGCCGCAGATCATCGCCCACGCGGTGTGGCTGTATTTCCGGTTTCCGTTGAGCCTGAGACTGGTCGAGGAAATGCTGCTGGAGCGTGGCATCATCGTGTCCTATGAAACGATCCGGCGATGGGGCCGCAAGTTCGGGCCGGCCTATGCCAAACGACTGCGCAGAAAGAAGCCGTCACGAAAGGATGTCTGGCATCTGGACGAGGTGGTCATCTCCATCGGTGGCCAGAAGCATTGGCTTTGGCGAGCAGTCGACCAAGACGGGTACGTTCTCGATGAAATCGTTCAGGCTCGTCGTGACACGAAGGCGGCCAAGCGATTGCTGGTCAGGCTGCTGAAGAAGCAAGGCCTCACGCCGAAGCGAATCGTCACCGACAAACTGCGCTCGTATGGAGCGGCGAAGCGGGAGGTGATGCCGAGCATCGAGCACCGATCGCACAAGGGACTGAACAATCGGGCGGAAAATTCACATCTGCCGCTGCGAAAACGAGAGCGGGTGATGCAGGGTTTCCGATCCGCGGCCGGCTTGCAGCGATTCATATCAGTGTTTTCAGCGCTCAGAAATCTCTTCGTCCCGCAATCACAGAAGCGGTCTGCCCTCAGCACCCAAATTCACCGGATGCGGGCAATGGCCCAGTGGAAGGCTATAACCGGCACGGCCGCCTGA
- a CDS encoding site-specific integrase: protein MVSARKAASLSGIERRAVELDTIASVLPIERRDELAELLTDQDVETLRHLVNEGMGANTLRALTSDLAYLEAWALAATKRSLPWPAPEALLLKFVAQHLWDPAKRAVDPDHGMPDDIADNLRAQGFLKSAGPHAPATVRRRLANWSTLTKWRGLDGAFASPPLKSAIRLAVRATPRKRQRKSAKAVTGDVLAKLLATCSTDSLRDLRDRAILMVAFASGGRRRSEIAGLRVEQLTEEAPIEVADGPPLPSLAIHLGRTKTTSGEEDDVVYLTGRPVEALSAWMVEAKIDKGSVFRGIGRWGTVSRRALDPQSINAILKQRAAMAGLEPGEFSAHGLRSGYLTEAANRGLPLPEAMEQSRHRSVQQASSYYNSASRRTGRAARML, encoded by the coding sequence ATGGTTTCCGCCAGAAAAGCTGCCAGCCTGTCTGGCATCGAACGCCGCGCCGTCGAGCTGGACACGATCGCCTCGGTGCTGCCAATCGAGCGGAGGGACGAGCTCGCCGAGCTGCTGACGGACCAGGACGTCGAAACGTTGCGCCACCTGGTCAACGAGGGAATGGGCGCCAACACGTTGCGCGCGCTGACCTCCGATCTCGCCTATCTCGAAGCCTGGGCGCTGGCCGCGACAAAACGATCGCTGCCCTGGCCGGCGCCCGAGGCGCTGCTGTTGAAATTCGTCGCGCAGCATCTTTGGGATCCGGCAAAGCGGGCCGTCGATCCCGATCATGGCATGCCGGACGACATCGCCGACAATCTCCGTGCCCAGGGGTTTCTGAAATCGGCCGGACCGCACGCGCCAGCCACCGTGCGTCGCCGCCTGGCCAACTGGTCGACGCTGACCAAGTGGCGCGGCCTCGATGGCGCCTTCGCCTCCCCTCCCCTCAAGTCCGCCATTCGACTCGCCGTGCGCGCCACGCCGCGGAAGCGTCAGCGGAAGAGCGCCAAGGCAGTCACCGGCGATGTGCTGGCCAAATTGCTGGCGACGTGCTCGACCGACAGTCTCCGCGACCTGCGTGACCGGGCGATCCTGATGGTGGCCTTTGCCTCCGGTGGGCGCCGGCGCAGCGAGATCGCCGGATTGCGCGTCGAGCAGCTGACGGAGGAGGCGCCGATCGAGGTGGCCGACGGCCCTCCCCTCCCCTCTCTCGCCATCCATCTTGGGCGGACGAAGACGACGAGCGGCGAAGAGGATGATGTCGTCTATCTGACCGGCCGGCCGGTCGAAGCACTGAGCGCCTGGATGGTTGAGGCAAAGATCGACAAGGGCAGCGTGTTCCGGGGGATAGGGCGCTGGGGCACGGTGTCGAGGCGTGCGCTCGATCCGCAGTCGATCAATGCGATCCTAAAACAGCGGGCGGCGATGGCGGGGTTGGAGCCAGGGGAGTTTTCCGCCCACGGGTTGCGTTCAGGGTATCTGACCGAGGCCGCCAATCGCGGCTTACCCCTTCCCGAAGCTATGGAACAGTCGCGTCATCGCTCGGTTCAGCAGGCATCCAGCTATTACAACAGTGCGAGCCGACGAACAGGGCGCGCCGCCCGCATGTTGTAA
- a CDS encoding DEAD/DEAH box helicase, which yields MPMFDVRTAELLRSAPSLPELEADKLPEMLTRHYAELVSTRLRGGDDEPAGEGNWTLDRIADAYEIVASIESDVVLRRAAAFVAGTAQQILARRAPPVEEIERQIPVSRDGLDPTTAAAVLFLGAEQYADAFEAGSSIPRARGPYENRILADHLRDLAQGRLVAILARAERWRRDEPILGTIQTRAFRYLLSALIEGVERLAANMMSVDVPAATPSRFDSARHAFATVIELASYTDDGSAEMFGGPLQTNYAGPAHLASLLLSASEGIEEAALSRLPPPDGAKAEFWGDWLRFRAEEAPYVWRNHREAIGKGFHQAGNSAVLVLPTGAGKTTVSVLKIAACLSSGKKVVFLAPTHALVEQLTEDLQKLFPKDKFGLEVSSDFDSLLLEEAQLQDIEVMTPERCLAMLSYSPASFKKVGLLVFDECHLLSPESGKIGRALDGMLCLLAFHAAAPKADMLFLSAMLENGPKFAEWIEDLTERTCVPVDLLWKPSRQARGVIAFEKNEIDQATQRAERKQAELDEQKGKVSATLRAASKRELVAQPYVVWGLQHNWHKSAKSHALTTISDGVFQLAGGFEEGRIWATPNANEVAASIAIKAYSTGLKTIIFVNTKADAVGTAGSVAERLGETVVLNEAERSLWDALVLELGDAKHAIFPNGNFGAVPHNSAMLRIERSLSERLFRRPDGAHVIVATPTLAQGLNLPAHLAILAGDKRSGKKKGSREPLEAHELLNAAARAGRAGHLANGVVILIPEPVIKFKPGAALNAKLKDKLKSVLPEDDRCVTITDPLEVVLDKVMAGALDDRQVNYTINRLVSLNITDTGTGSAHNLMSRSFGAFLARKRDEEKDYATKVEQLWTVVKEAVDADPEAVVILLATQSGLPVDLLETLRARIAKSMGELPTTIRAWVEWAFLWLKSDARAREYLLRDVERAALAAAGKASDHPIDTSVLDRLCSGTLAWIEGKPLNKIELALGGDPNGEQKNSRICMRARELTSSFIPRGLSFAMGVVGRMAEEMGAPDAQATLDVELLQSLSGTIRRGFDTAEKLQFANAHREILGRVQLHQFYDETYSFPEIDLDDEL from the coding sequence ATGCCGATGTTTGACGTGCGGACCGCGGAACTACTTCGCTCAGCCCCTAGCCTGCCGGAGCTTGAGGCCGACAAACTTCCGGAGATGCTGACTCGGCACTATGCTGAACTGGTATCGACTAGGCTCCGGGGCGGAGACGACGAGCCAGCCGGCGAAGGAAACTGGACGCTCGACCGAATCGCGGATGCGTACGAGATAGTAGCTTCAATCGAAAGCGATGTTGTTTTGCGGCGTGCTGCAGCTTTCGTTGCCGGAACAGCTCAGCAAATCCTCGCGCGGCGAGCGCCGCCTGTAGAGGAGATCGAGCGACAAATCCCTGTTAGTCGAGACGGCCTCGACCCTACCACTGCTGCTGCTGTTCTTTTCCTAGGGGCCGAACAATACGCGGACGCATTTGAGGCGGGCAGTTCCATTCCCCGCGCGCGGGGTCCTTACGAGAACAGAATACTCGCAGACCATCTACGCGATCTAGCACAAGGAAGGCTGGTAGCGATCCTAGCGCGAGCCGAGCGCTGGCGCCGCGATGAACCAATCCTAGGCACCATCCAGACGCGTGCGTTTCGCTACCTCCTATCGGCTTTGATCGAGGGTGTGGAACGTTTGGCTGCAAACATGATGTCCGTCGATGTCCCTGCGGCAACACCTTCTCGTTTTGATTCCGCCAGACACGCGTTTGCGACTGTCATCGAGCTTGCGTCGTACACTGACGATGGTAGCGCCGAGATGTTTGGAGGGCCTCTGCAAACAAATTATGCAGGGCCAGCGCATTTGGCTTCGCTGCTCCTTTCGGCGTCTGAAGGAATCGAAGAGGCAGCCCTCTCTAGGCTGCCGCCCCCAGATGGAGCGAAAGCCGAGTTCTGGGGAGATTGGTTGCGGTTCCGTGCGGAAGAAGCACCATACGTATGGCGAAATCACAGAGAGGCTATAGGTAAAGGGTTTCATCAGGCCGGTAATTCTGCGGTCCTGGTGTTGCCGACTGGCGCTGGAAAGACGACAGTTAGCGTTCTGAAAATTGCGGCATGCCTCTCGAGCGGCAAGAAAGTGGTATTTCTTGCGCCAACGCATGCGCTCGTAGAGCAACTTACCGAAGATCTGCAAAAGCTTTTCCCGAAAGACAAGTTCGGGTTGGAAGTTTCAAGCGACTTCGATTCACTGCTGCTTGAAGAGGCGCAGTTGCAGGACATCGAGGTCATGACACCCGAGCGATGCCTTGCGATGCTGTCCTATTCGCCCGCCTCGTTCAAAAAGGTCGGGTTGCTGGTTTTTGACGAGTGTCACCTACTGAGCCCGGAGTCGGGCAAGATCGGCCGAGCGCTCGATGGAATGCTGTGCCTTCTGGCGTTCCACGCGGCTGCACCTAAGGCGGACATGCTCTTTCTTTCGGCGATGCTTGAGAACGGCCCGAAGTTCGCAGAGTGGATTGAGGATCTAACCGAACGGACTTGCGTCCCCGTCGATCTTCTCTGGAAGCCGAGCCGGCAGGCACGTGGTGTCATCGCTTTTGAAAAGAATGAAATCGACCAGGCCACCCAACGTGCGGAGCGCAAGCAAGCCGAGCTGGATGAACAGAAAGGGAAGGTTTCGGCCACGCTTCGTGCAGCCTCGAAACGCGAGTTGGTGGCCCAGCCTTATGTGGTTTGGGGTCTCCAACATAACTGGCACAAGTCAGCAAAGTCGCACGCTTTAACCACCATTTCGGACGGTGTCTTCCAACTGGCCGGAGGGTTTGAAGAGGGGAGAATTTGGGCAACCCCAAACGCGAATGAGGTTGCCGCCTCGATCGCGATCAAGGCATACAGCACTGGCCTCAAGACAATTATCTTCGTGAATACCAAGGCTGATGCTGTCGGAACTGCTGGGAGCGTCGCTGAACGGCTAGGGGAAACCGTAGTCCTGAACGAAGCCGAAAGATCACTTTGGGACGCTCTTGTGCTGGAGCTTGGGGACGCTAAACATGCGATCTTCCCAAACGGAAACTTCGGAGCGGTTCCTCATAATTCAGCAATGCTTCGCATCGAGCGCAGTCTCTCAGAGAGGCTCTTCCGGCGCCCTGACGGCGCGCACGTCATCGTCGCAACTCCTACTCTTGCTCAAGGTCTGAATCTACCTGCTCATCTCGCAATTTTGGCCGGAGACAAACGGTCTGGTAAAAAGAAGGGTTCAAGAGAGCCGCTTGAAGCCCACGAGCTGTTAAATGCCGCCGCGCGAGCCGGTAGGGCAGGGCATTTGGCCAATGGTGTAGTCATCCTAATCCCTGAGCCCGTTATAAAATTCAAACCCGGAGCAGCATTGAACGCCAAACTCAAGGACAAGCTAAAGTCGGTTCTCCCGGAAGATGATCGTTGTGTCACAATCACCGACCCGCTGGAAGTTGTGCTCGACAAAGTGATGGCCGGGGCCCTCGATGACCGCCAGGTAAACTACACCATTAACCGGCTTGTTTCGCTCAACATCACGGATACAGGCACGGGATCAGCGCACAATCTAATGTCCCGATCTTTTGGCGCTTTCCTCGCCCGGAAGCGTGACGAAGAGAAGGACTACGCCACGAAGGTGGAGCAGCTCTGGACCGTTGTGAAAGAAGCGGTTGACGCTGATCCCGAAGCTGTTGTGATCCTACTTGCAACACAAAGTGGGCTTCCTGTTGACCTGTTGGAAACATTGCGGGCGCGGATCGCAAAGTCCATGGGGGAGTTGCCGACCACCATCAGGGCATGGGTAGAGTGGGCATTTCTGTGGTTAAAGAGCGATGCTCGTGCGCGGGAGTATTTGCTGCGTGACGTCGAACGAGCCGCTCTGGCAGCAGCTGGCAAAGCGTCAGACCACCCGATTGATACAAGTGTTCTGGACCGCCTTTGCTCGGGAACTCTAGCTTGGATCGAGGGTAAGCCGCTCAACAAAATTGAACTTGCCTTAGGCGGGGATCCGAATGGGGAGCAGAAGAACTCGCGGATTTGTATGCGTGCGAGGGAACTGACCTCTTCGTTCATCCCAAGAGGCCTCTCTTTTGCGATGGGCGTCGTTGGTAGGATGGCTGAGGAGATGGGTGCCCCCGACGCCCAGGCAACGCTCGATGTCGAACTTCTGCAAAGTCTTTCTGGCACAATTCGTCGAGGATTTGACACCGCCGAGAAGCTACAGTTTGCAAACGCACATCGGGAGATATTAGGACGAGTCCAGCTTCACCAATTCTATGATGAGACCTACTCGTTCCCTGAGATTGACTTAGATGATGAGCTCTGA
- the repC gene encoding plasmid replication protein RepC: METGYITTPFGRRPMTLALVKRQVETEQMESARPIDKWRVFRDVGDARSRLGLQDRALAVLNALLSFYPATELCHDTNLIVFPSNTQLSARSNGIAGTTLRKCLGMLVDAGVIIRKDSPNGKRYARKGNEGGIEDAYGFSLAPLIARASEFAALAQDVAAEQRRFRITKDRLTIVRRDVRKLITVGMEENLPGDWAAAEASFVEIVGRFVRRPTLDNLTASLDEMSLLHEEVSRMLETREESKKSDGNDNASGCHKQNSNTESFNELEPRFEKKPGEKLEPTKRPERKVEPEVFPLSMVLRACPEISTFGPGGSIGSWRELMSAAITVKSMLGVSPSAYEECCEVMGQAGAAIAIGCIYERAGHINSAGGYLRDLTAKARRGEFSLGPMLFAQLRANSAHGKALA; this comes from the coding sequence ATGGAAACGGGATACATAACGACGCCCTTTGGGCGGCGGCCGATGACGCTTGCCTTAGTGAAGAGGCAGGTAGAGACAGAACAAATGGAATCCGCAAGGCCGATCGACAAATGGCGAGTGTTTCGCGACGTCGGTGACGCCCGATCGCGCCTTGGTTTGCAGGACCGTGCACTCGCGGTCCTTAACGCACTGCTATCCTTTTATCCTGCAACGGAGCTTTGCCACGATACGAATCTCATCGTGTTCCCTTCAAATACCCAGTTGTCCGCGCGCTCGAACGGCATCGCGGGAACGACGCTTCGGAAATGCCTGGGTATGCTCGTAGACGCTGGGGTTATCATCAGGAAGGATAGCCCAAACGGCAAACGTTATGCCCGTAAAGGAAACGAAGGCGGTATCGAGGACGCTTACGGTTTCAGCTTGGCGCCTCTCATCGCGCGAGCGAGCGAATTCGCGGCCCTCGCCCAGGATGTTGCCGCCGAGCAGCGCCGTTTCCGCATCACGAAGGACCGCCTCACGATCGTTCGCCGAGACGTTCGCAAGCTCATTACCGTAGGGATGGAAGAAAATCTCCCTGGTGATTGGGCGGCCGCGGAGGCATCTTTTGTTGAGATCGTTGGACGTTTCGTTCGTCGCCCGACGCTAGACAATCTGACTGCGAGCCTCGACGAAATGTCTCTGTTGCATGAAGAAGTCTCCAGGATGCTGGAAACACGGGAAGAATCCAAAAAAAGCGATGGCAATGACAACGCATCTGGATGCCACAAACAGAATTCAAATACCGAATCTTTCAATGAACTTGAACCTCGCTTCGAAAAGAAGCCGGGCGAGAAGTTGGAGCCAACCAAACGGCCGGAACGGAAAGTCGAACCGGAGGTGTTCCCGTTATCGATGGTGCTTCGGGCTTGCCCCGAAATCTCAACCTTTGGGCCTGGCGGGTCCATTGGGAGTTGGCGGGAGCTGATGTCGGCCGCGATTACGGTTAAATCCATGCTTGGTGTCAGCCCGTCCGCCTACGAAGAATGCTGTGAGGTGATGGGGCAAGCCGGCGCGGCGATAGCGATCGGCTGCATCTACGAGCGGGCAGGCCATATCAATTCGGCCGGGGGCTATTTGCGGGACCTGACCGCGAAGGCGCGGCGCGGGGAATTTTCGCTTGGGCCGATGCTGTTTGCTCAGTTGAGGGCGAACTCTGCTCATGGGAAGGCCTTGGCGTGA
- the repB gene encoding plasmid partitioning protein RepB, translating to MARKHLLSDLAGPKTQAIENIDGTAQGNITPQYAPRGAIGAVSRSIELLKSQSLTDLDPDLIDAPSVIDRLDEDGEQFEEFARNIRENGQQVPILVRPHPSIDGRYQIAYGRRRLRAVKAAGLKVKAAVRTMTDDELVLAQGQENSARQDLSFIERALYAAELEAKGFQRPVIMAALAVDKSNLSRLIQAATQLPADIIRGIGAAPKTGRDRWGELATRLSKDDAADRVRALLSDEEVKTLPSDERFARIFELAAPKKVKKEKSAATTWQADDGVKAASFRQDKRTLTLMIDKKAAPEFGDYLMSMLPEIYASFKKTKQ from the coding sequence ATGGCTAGAAAGCACCTTCTTTCCGATCTTGCAGGTCCGAAGACCCAAGCCATTGAGAATATTGATGGCACAGCCCAGGGAAACATCACCCCCCAATACGCGCCGCGAGGAGCAATCGGTGCTGTTTCTCGTTCGATTGAGCTTTTAAAGTCTCAGTCGCTTACCGATCTTGACCCAGATCTCATTGATGCTCCGTCTGTGATTGATCGGCTTGACGAAGATGGCGAGCAGTTCGAGGAATTTGCTCGAAACATCCGAGAGAACGGGCAGCAAGTTCCAATTCTCGTCCGCCCTCACCCGTCCATCGATGGACGCTATCAAATCGCCTACGGTCGTCGGCGCCTTCGTGCAGTCAAGGCTGCTGGGCTTAAAGTGAAAGCGGCCGTCAGGACGATGACTGACGACGAGCTTGTTTTGGCTCAAGGCCAAGAGAACAGTGCTCGCCAGGACCTATCGTTCATCGAACGCGCGCTTTACGCGGCCGAGCTCGAAGCAAAGGGATTTCAACGGCCGGTGATCATGGCTGCCCTTGCGGTCGACAAAAGCAATCTGTCTCGCTTGATCCAGGCGGCTACGCAGTTACCGGCCGATATTATCCGTGGCATTGGCGCAGCCCCGAAAACGGGCCGCGACAGATGGGGTGAACTCGCCACACGGCTGAGCAAGGATGACGCCGCGGATAGGGTTCGAGCGCTGCTGTCTGACGAGGAAGTGAAAACCCTCCCCTCTGACGAACGCTTCGCGCGGATCTTTGAGCTTGCCGCGCCCAAAAAGGTCAAGAAAGAGAAATCCGCTGCGACGACTTGGCAGGCTGATGATGGCGTTAAGGCCGCGAGCTTCCGCCAGGACAAGCGCACACTAACATTGATGATCGACAAAAAGGCCGCCCCAGAATTCGGGGACTACCTGATGTCGATGCTCCCTGAAATCTACGCGTCGTTCAAAAAAACGAAGCAGTAG